A window from Candidatus Nitrospira neomarina encodes these proteins:
- the surE gene encoding 5'/3'-nucleotidase SurE translates to MIVSSAGPIILVTNDDGINAPGIKVLAEALSPLGEVWVVAPEKTQNAVGRSMTLHKPLRLRPLKKRWYAVNGTPADCVTLAVCHLLPACLPKLVVSGINNGWNLGDDVTNSGTVAGAIEGMLHGIPSIAISLEDLPKCQYAVAGHFAFLVGKRVLECGLPEETILNVNVPSRRLENIAGIQITCLSQRRYLNPVVEKTDPRGNRYFWIAGQRESWARGKHSDHDAVSNQMVSISPLHLDLTDYSAMQELKGWEKSLFPSKQSLRKPIKSSGKGKRSPVKPKRL, encoded by the coding sequence ATGATCGTTTCTTCTGCCGGGCCAATCATCTTGGTTACCAATGATGATGGAATAAATGCTCCTGGTATCAAGGTGTTGGCTGAGGCTCTGAGCCCATTAGGGGAAGTTTGGGTTGTGGCCCCAGAGAAAACCCAAAATGCCGTTGGGCGGTCGATGACATTGCATAAACCATTAAGACTGCGTCCTCTGAAAAAACGATGGTATGCCGTTAATGGGACCCCAGCGGATTGCGTGACACTAGCCGTGTGTCATCTTCTACCGGCGTGCCTGCCAAAATTGGTGGTATCAGGTATCAATAATGGATGGAATTTGGGTGATGACGTTACTAATTCCGGAACGGTTGCCGGAGCTATTGAAGGTATGCTTCATGGTATCCCTTCTATTGCCATTTCCCTGGAAGACTTACCAAAATGCCAATATGCCGTCGCAGGCCATTTTGCCTTTTTGGTTGGCAAACGGGTTTTAGAATGTGGGCTTCCTGAAGAAACCATATTGAACGTGAATGTTCCGAGTCGTCGATTGGAGAACATTGCCGGTATTCAAATAACCTGTTTGAGCCAGCGACGTTATCTCAATCCCGTAGTCGAAAAGACAGATCCGAGGGGTAATCGATATTTTTGGATTGCGGGACAACGAGAATCATGGGCTAGAGGTAAGCATTCTGATCATGACGCCGTTTCCAATCAAATGGTTTCAATTTCTCCACTTCATTTGGATTTGACCGATTATTCTGCCATGCAGGAGCTGAAGGGGTGGGAGAAGTCTCTTTTTCCCTCAAAACAATCCCTGCGAAAACCAATCAAAAGTTCTGGGAAAGGTAAGCGATCTCCAGTAAAACCAAAACGTCTATAA
- a CDS encoding PilW family protein: MPHVSIGSPQGYTLVEVVVALSLSLLTVSVVYALYIQELKAQGVREHILDMQQQARVVVDLVTREILMAGYDPRGVNRDSDLTNDFEGITYDPQKLSIKADLNGNGVTGDANESIVFVYDASTHMLRRNTGGGNQPFGEDIEAFVIAYLDQAGNPTTNSKAIRQVRISVTARTSQPDPHYAKNGGYRTVTLHSRITMRNGQS, encoded by the coding sequence ATGCCACATGTTTCGATAGGGTCCCCACAGGGGTATACCCTCGTTGAGGTCGTGGTGGCCCTGAGCTTGAGTCTCCTGACAGTGAGTGTGGTCTATGCTCTGTATATTCAAGAACTCAAAGCCCAGGGTGTGCGAGAGCATATTTTGGACATGCAGCAACAGGCTCGCGTGGTGGTGGATTTGGTGACCAGAGAAATTTTGATGGCCGGTTATGATCCTCGCGGAGTGAATCGTGATTCCGATCTTACTAATGATTTTGAGGGGATTACGTATGATCCCCAAAAGCTCTCTATCAAGGCTGACTTAAATGGTAATGGTGTCACCGGTGATGCCAATGAATCGATTGTCTTTGTCTATGATGCCTCGACCCACATGCTCCGGCGAAATACCGGTGGAGGAAATCAACCATTTGGTGAGGATATTGAAGCGTTTGTCATAGCCTATCTTGATCAGGCTGGGAACCCGACCACAAATTCCAAAGCTATTCGACAAGTGAGAATTTCGGTGACAGCCCGAACGTCACAGCCTGATCCACACTATGCCAAAAACGGTGGATATCGAACGGTGACTCTCCATTCCCGAATCACGATGAGAAATGGCCAATCATGA
- a CDS encoding GspH/FimT family pseudopilin: MCARGFTLTELIIVLGIIGVVLMLAQTWLVSQLPHWRLNGAARQVASDLLGSKMKAVMERNRQRVFFQDNHRYVLLDDDNNNGKSDPGEHLVARDIQESFRDVMMTATNNPSFLPRGTASSLASITLSNSAGKRIITVSITGRVKVKS, encoded by the coding sequence TTGTGTGCCAGAGGTTTTACCCTCACTGAATTAATCATCGTGCTTGGCATTATCGGGGTAGTCTTAATGTTAGCTCAGACCTGGTTGGTATCCCAGTTACCTCATTGGCGATTGAATGGAGCAGCCAGACAGGTGGCCTCTGACCTTTTAGGGTCAAAAATGAAGGCCGTGATGGAGCGGAATAGGCAACGAGTCTTCTTTCAGGATAATCATCGGTATGTGTTATTGGATGATGATAATAATAATGGAAAGTCCGACCCGGGCGAGCATCTTGTAGCTCGCGATATTCAGGAGAGTTTTCGAGATGTCATGATGACGGCCACCAACAATCCCTCCTTTCTGCCAAGAGGAACGGCGTCCAGCTTAGCTTCTATTACCCTGTCCAATTCAGCCGGAAAACGGATCATTACGGTTAGCATAACCGGACGGGTAAAAGTGAAGTCTTAA
- a CDS encoding YqaA family protein: MLSWSDSPYGVPALFCLAFAESSFFPLPPDVLVIALTFGNPSLGWWYATVATIGSVLGGAFGYGIGWFGGRPLLLKFMGQARMDLVHQYFQRYEAWAILIAGFTPIPYKIFTIGAGAFYVNFRTFMVASLISRGGRFFLVAGAIQFMGPWVKELIEKYFNLFSIIFVVMLVLGFWLVQHHGKRITHPTPTREQ, from the coding sequence ATGTTATCGTGGTCTGACTCTCCCTATGGAGTCCCGGCCTTGTTCTGTCTCGCTTTCGCCGAATCTTCATTTTTCCCACTGCCTCCTGATGTGTTAGTCATTGCGCTTACTTTTGGCAATCCAAGCCTGGGCTGGTGGTACGCAACGGTTGCGACAATCGGATCTGTGCTTGGAGGAGCTTTTGGATATGGAATCGGATGGTTTGGGGGTCGGCCTCTTCTGCTTAAATTTATGGGGCAAGCCAGAATGGATTTGGTGCATCAGTATTTTCAACGGTATGAAGCCTGGGCCATTCTCATCGCAGGGTTCACCCCCATTCCGTACAAAATTTTTACCATTGGGGCTGGAGCGTTTTATGTGAACTTTCGAACATTTATGGTGGCCTCACTTATCAGTCGGGGCGGTCGGTTTTTTCTGGTTGCAGGTGCTATCCAATTCATGGGCCCATGGGTCAAAGAACTCATAGAGAAGTATTTCAACTTATTTTCCATCATCTTTGTGGTGATGTTGGTTCTTGGATTTTGGCTGGTCCAACATCATGGGAAAAGAATCACACATCCCACACCCACTCGAGAACAGTAA
- a CDS encoding response regulator transcription factor has translation MTNQLKSDKLDMPPIKRKRPEALTQREQEILQLIWSGLKNKEIAQQLKISVKTVEAHRANMMKKVRVSNAAQLLNAAIQEGLIQIK, from the coding sequence ATGACCAACCAACTAAAATCGGACAAATTGGACATGCCACCTATTAAGCGAAAACGCCCAGAGGCCCTGACTCAACGCGAGCAAGAAATCCTGCAACTCATCTGGTCAGGATTGAAGAATAAAGAGATTGCACAGCAATTGAAAATTAGCGTCAAAACGGTTGAAGCCCACCGGGCCAATATGATGAAGAAGGTTCGGGTTTCTAATGCCGCCCAACTGCTCAATGCCGCAATTCAGGAAGGCCTGATTCAGATAAAATAA
- the rlmB gene encoding 23S rRNA (guanosine(2251)-2'-O)-methyltransferase RlmB — translation MAPHDGSDESPATVYGFHAVLESLHSQSRPVQRIWTLRADGRFLPIVKLARERGISLAVESRERLDRLAGDRHHQGVVAQISAKEYLEGEEFLDQLSLNPIPALLVVLDQIQDPHNLGAIIRSVEAAGGDGIVIPKHRAVGLTGGVAKASAGALEHVSIARVANTGKFLETCQKRDIRTVALVPEGVESYSEVDFTEPVALVFGSEGEGIRPIVLKKCDQQVRIPMFGSMNSLNLSVAVAVTLFEAVRQRTRKP, via the coding sequence ATGGCACCACACGATGGAAGCGATGAATCCCCCGCAACGGTGTACGGGTTTCATGCGGTTCTAGAATCTCTCCACTCGCAGTCTCGGCCCGTCCAACGAATTTGGACTCTTCGAGCTGATGGCCGATTTCTTCCCATTGTAAAACTGGCAAGGGAACGCGGTATTTCCCTGGCGGTCGAATCAAGGGAGCGATTAGATCGCTTAGCTGGTGATCGACATCATCAGGGCGTGGTGGCTCAGATTTCCGCCAAAGAGTATCTGGAGGGAGAGGAGTTTCTGGACCAACTTTCTCTTAACCCTATCCCTGCTTTATTAGTAGTGTTAGACCAAATCCAGGATCCACATAATCTAGGCGCGATTATCCGTTCGGTAGAGGCGGCCGGTGGAGATGGGATTGTCATCCCCAAGCATCGTGCCGTGGGTCTGACGGGTGGAGTGGCCAAAGCATCGGCTGGAGCTTTAGAGCATGTCTCCATTGCCCGTGTAGCTAATACGGGAAAGTTTCTTGAAACATGTCAGAAGCGGGACATCAGGACTGTAGCATTAGTCCCGGAAGGAGTTGAATCCTATTCAGAGGTAGACTTCACAGAACCCGTTGCGCTGGTGTTTGGAAGTGAAGGAGAAGGCATCCGGCCGATTGTGCTAAAAAAATGCGATCAACAAGTTAGGATTCCAATGTTTGGAAGCATGAACTCGCTCAACTTGTCAGTTGCCGTAGCAGTGACGCTCTTTGAAGCAGTTCGGCAACGGACTCGGAAACCATAA
- the cysS gene encoding cysteine--tRNA ligase, with product MPLTLYNSRTKKKELFLPLTPNQVKMYVCGVTVYDDCHLGHARSALVFDTIRRYLEYSGYQVTYVRNFTDVDDKILQRAHKEGIPWTQVTEKYIEAFYRDMGRLGIIPPTIEPRATHHIQDIVDMIAGLVEKDVAYEVEGDVYFEVRKFSQYGQLSGRNLEELLAGARVEVDHRKKDPMDFALWKSAKPDEPGWESPWGKGRPGWHIECSAMSIKHLGPTFDIHGGGKDLIFPHHENEVAQSCAYTGKEFARYWIHNGFVTIDQEKMSKSLGNFFTIREIFEKSPYSEIVTGECLRYYLLSTHYRSDINFSNQSIAEAKAALDSVYGLIQRLEEEGTSNVASPVFVGDHDLNSLLEGLAQKSEEAMDDDFNTPKVLAAFHEFRGVVNKLLAKGLSHNTKQKVKEIFRKLGKPLGLFQISPDIWSGKLRVIETSEEIPAKFSESLEITPLDESEFIEKQVRLRNEARAQKDFSTADTIRNELAEQGIILEDRPDGTTRWKR from the coding sequence ATGCCTCTCACCCTGTATAACTCCCGAACAAAAAAGAAAGAACTGTTTCTCCCGCTGACGCCGAATCAGGTTAAGATGTATGTTTGCGGAGTCACGGTATATGATGATTGTCATCTTGGACATGCCAGGAGTGCGTTAGTTTTCGATACCATCAGGCGGTATTTGGAGTACAGCGGTTACCAGGTAACCTATGTCAGAAATTTTACCGATGTGGACGATAAAATTCTCCAACGAGCTCACAAAGAAGGTATTCCCTGGACTCAGGTGACGGAAAAATATATCGAAGCCTTTTATCGCGACATGGGGCGGTTGGGAATAATTCCCCCTACAATAGAGCCTCGGGCGACTCACCATATCCAGGATATCGTGGACATGATTGCCGGATTAGTTGAGAAGGACGTTGCCTATGAGGTGGAAGGTGACGTGTATTTTGAAGTCAGAAAGTTCAGTCAGTATGGCCAATTATCCGGTAGGAATCTGGAAGAATTATTGGCCGGTGCTCGCGTTGAAGTCGACCATCGGAAAAAAGATCCCATGGATTTTGCTCTCTGGAAATCAGCAAAGCCGGATGAGCCAGGATGGGAGAGCCCTTGGGGTAAAGGTCGACCGGGATGGCATATCGAATGTTCGGCCATGTCGATTAAGCACTTGGGTCCAACATTCGATATCCATGGGGGAGGAAAGGATCTCATTTTCCCTCATCACGAAAATGAAGTGGCTCAGTCCTGTGCCTACACGGGAAAAGAGTTTGCCCGGTATTGGATTCACAACGGGTTTGTGACGATTGATCAAGAGAAAATGTCCAAGTCCTTGGGGAATTTTTTCACGATTCGAGAGATCTTTGAGAAGTCACCGTATTCAGAAATCGTAACCGGGGAATGTCTTCGCTATTACCTCCTCTCCACGCATTACCGGAGCGATATCAATTTTTCGAATCAGTCGATTGCCGAGGCTAAAGCCGCATTGGATAGTGTGTATGGGTTAATTCAGCGCCTGGAGGAAGAGGGGACATCCAATGTTGCTAGTCCCGTGTTTGTGGGAGACCATGATCTGAATTCACTTCTTGAAGGCCTTGCCCAAAAATCTGAGGAGGCGATGGACGATGATTTCAATACTCCAAAGGTGCTTGCCGCCTTTCATGAGTTTCGAGGGGTAGTCAACAAGTTGTTAGCGAAAGGTTTATCCCATAATACGAAACAAAAAGTTAAGGAAATTTTCAGAAAACTTGGGAAGCCTCTTGGATTGTTCCAAATTTCTCCAGATATTTGGTCTGGAAAACTAAGAGTAATTGAGACTTCTGAAGAAATTCCCGCGAAATTTTCCGAAAGCCTGGAGATTACTCCTCTGGATGAATCAGAATTTATTGAAAAACAAGTTCGTCTTCGCAATGAAGCCCGTGCTCAGAAAGATTTTTCTACCGCTGATACCATCAGAAATGAATTAGCCGAACAAGGCATTATCCTGGAAGACCGACCCGATGGCACCACACGATGGAAGCGATGA
- a CDS encoding NADP-dependent isocitrate dehydrogenase, which produces MSVQPDIIYTKVDEAPELASGSFLPIIQSFAKAAGVTVGTKDISLAGRILAQFPDKLKPEQRQPDDLALLGELVEKPDANVIKLPNISASLPQIKGAIAELQSQGYAIPDYPEDPKNEEEKDIKAKYDKVKGSAVNPVLRQGNSDRRASVSVKQYAKKNPHKMGKWTKDSKTHVAHMAAGDFFGNEKSVTINEKAAGKGKIEFVADDGSVTVVKDKLTLSKGDVLDASKMSCQALQQFFKEQVADAKQKGILWSLHLKATMMKVSDPIMFGHAVRAFFDDVFKKHEKTFAELGANPNNGLGDILAKIKNLPEAKKKEIEADIQDCLKNGPALAMVDSDKGITNLHVPSDIIIDASMAAALRTSGKMWGPDGKEHDMKAIIPDRSYAGIYQAVVDFCRENGEFNPSTMGSVPNVGLMAQKAEEYGSHDKTFESTGKGVVRVLDGTGNVLLQHDVEKGDIWRSCYTTDVAIKDWVKLAVNRARNSSTPVVFWLNKNRAHDAQVIEKVNLYLKDHDTKGLDIQIMAPVDAMKFSLKRAKDGHDTISATGNVLRDYLTDLFPILELGTSAKMLSIVPLINGGGLFETGAGGSAPKHVQQFVKEGHLRWDSLGEFLALAESFSHLSQNKNNKKAKILAETLDRATGKLMDNRKSPGRELGQLDNAGSHVYEAMYWAQELAAQNDDQDLKNQFGPIAKELEAKVDSILEEIKAAKGRPQDIGGYYRPDPAKVKAAMCPSATLNAILGRLA; this is translated from the coding sequence ATGAGTGTACAACCAGACATTATTTACACGAAAGTTGATGAAGCGCCTGAGCTGGCCAGCGGATCGTTTCTTCCAATCATTCAGTCATTTGCTAAAGCGGCAGGTGTGACCGTTGGAACCAAAGATATCTCCCTCGCGGGAAGAATTCTTGCGCAATTTCCTGACAAGCTCAAGCCTGAACAACGCCAGCCGGATGATCTGGCTCTTTTAGGCGAACTGGTTGAAAAGCCAGATGCCAATGTCATTAAATTACCAAACATCAGTGCATCGCTCCCACAAATCAAGGGTGCGATTGCTGAATTACAATCTCAGGGCTATGCGATCCCTGACTATCCTGAAGATCCTAAAAACGAAGAAGAAAAGGATATCAAAGCCAAATATGACAAAGTGAAAGGAAGCGCGGTCAATCCGGTGCTGCGGCAAGGAAATTCCGATCGTCGGGCTTCAGTCTCGGTCAAGCAATATGCCAAAAAGAACCCTCATAAAATGGGTAAATGGACAAAAGATTCCAAAACGCACGTGGCACACATGGCGGCCGGAGATTTCTTCGGCAATGAAAAGTCCGTCACCATAAACGAGAAAGCCGCTGGGAAGGGAAAAATTGAATTTGTGGCGGACGATGGTAGCGTTACCGTCGTGAAAGACAAATTAACCCTCAGTAAGGGTGATGTGCTGGATGCCAGCAAGATGAGCTGCCAGGCATTGCAGCAGTTCTTTAAAGAGCAAGTGGCGGATGCCAAGCAGAAGGGCATTTTGTGGTCGTTACATCTGAAGGCCACCATGATGAAAGTATCGGATCCCATCATGTTTGGTCATGCGGTGAGGGCATTCTTCGACGATGTATTTAAAAAGCACGAAAAAACGTTCGCTGAATTGGGCGCCAACCCGAATAACGGATTAGGTGACATTCTGGCCAAAATTAAAAATTTACCGGAGGCCAAAAAGAAGGAAATTGAGGCGGATATCCAGGACTGCCTCAAAAATGGACCGGCACTGGCGATGGTAGATTCCGACAAGGGCATTACCAACCTTCATGTGCCGAGTGACATCATTATTGATGCCTCCATGGCAGCTGCACTGCGAACCTCGGGAAAAATGTGGGGACCTGATGGTAAAGAACATGACATGAAAGCCATCATTCCTGACCGGAGTTATGCCGGTATCTATCAGGCGGTGGTCGATTTTTGCCGCGAAAACGGGGAATTCAATCCTTCCACAATGGGCAGCGTACCCAATGTGGGGTTAATGGCACAAAAAGCCGAAGAATACGGATCACATGACAAGACATTTGAATCCACAGGGAAAGGCGTAGTCAGAGTGCTGGATGGAACAGGGAATGTCTTGCTGCAACACGATGTCGAAAAAGGCGATATCTGGCGCAGTTGTTATACGACAGATGTTGCTATTAAGGATTGGGTCAAGCTGGCTGTGAACCGGGCCAGGAATTCTTCGACGCCGGTGGTATTCTGGCTCAATAAAAATCGGGCTCATGATGCCCAAGTCATTGAAAAGGTCAATCTCTACCTCAAGGATCATGATACGAAAGGGTTGGACATCCAAATTATGGCACCGGTGGATGCCATGAAGTTCTCACTCAAACGTGCGAAGGACGGCCATGACACCATTTCGGCCACTGGAAATGTGCTTCGGGATTATCTTACTGACTTATTCCCGATTTTGGAGCTGGGTACGAGTGCCAAAATGCTGTCCATCGTTCCACTCATCAATGGTGGAGGACTGTTTGAAACCGGAGCAGGAGGGTCGGCCCCGAAGCATGTACAGCAGTTTGTCAAAGAAGGGCATTTACGCTGGGATTCTCTCGGGGAGTTTCTCGCGTTAGCCGAGTCATTTTCCCATTTGAGCCAAAACAAAAATAACAAAAAAGCCAAAATTCTGGCAGAAACATTGGATCGGGCTACCGGAAAACTTATGGACAACCGGAAGTCCCCAGGACGTGAATTAGGGCAATTGGATAATGCCGGAAGTCATGTGTACGAGGCCATGTACTGGGCGCAAGAACTAGCCGCCCAGAACGATGATCAGGACTTGAAAAATCAGTTTGGCCCGATCGCAAAAGAGTTGGAGGCCAAAGTCGATTCAATTCTTGAAGAAATAAAAGCAGCGAAGGGGCGGCCTCAGGATATTGGCGGATATTATCGTCCGGATCCGGCCAAGGTGAAGGCCGCCATGTGTCCCAGCGCGACTCTCAATGCCATCTTAGGTCGCTTAGCCTAG
- a CDS encoding prepilin peptidase, translating to MSHWIVWPSVFILGTIIGSFLTVCVHRVPKGQSVVAPRSTCPHCGSQISWYDNVPLLSFIWLLGRCRACHAGIPRRYPIIELANGLGYLLVVWRFGLTWPTIVYAGLVSVFLVVAWIDWDHKIIPDVITLPGIVVGFLCASFLLPTGWVNSLIGLLVGGGILLALAWVSPFLFGKEGIGGGDIKFLAMVGAFLGWQQAILILMVGSVVGAVVGIILLATKVLEKGQYIPFGPYLALGGLIAVVWGTEIWHWYFHGLL from the coding sequence ATGTCTCACTGGATTGTTTGGCCGAGCGTCTTTATTCTGGGAACGATCATTGGGAGTTTCTTGACGGTATGTGTGCATAGGGTGCCAAAGGGACAATCGGTAGTGGCTCCTCGGTCGACATGCCCCCATTGCGGCAGCCAGATTTCCTGGTACGACAATGTTCCACTTTTGAGTTTTATCTGGCTACTAGGGAGGTGTCGAGCTTGCCATGCCGGTATTCCGCGAAGATACCCCATTATTGAGTTGGCAAATGGCTTAGGTTATCTCCTGGTGGTCTGGCGGTTTGGGCTCACGTGGCCCACGATCGTGTATGCGGGATTGGTGTCGGTGTTCCTTGTGGTGGCTTGGATTGATTGGGACCACAAAATTATTCCGGATGTGATTACCTTACCTGGAATTGTAGTTGGCTTTTTGTGCGCATCCTTTCTGCTACCGACGGGCTGGGTCAATTCGCTTATCGGTCTATTGGTGGGAGGGGGGATTTTACTAGCTCTCGCCTGGGTCAGTCCCTTCTTGTTCGGGAAAGAAGGTATTGGAGGTGGTGATATTAAGTTTTTGGCTATGGTTGGAGCCTTTTTGGGGTGGCAGCAGGCCATTCTTATCCTGATGGTGGGATCAGTGGTGGGAGCGGTTGTCGGGATAATATTGCTGGCCACGAAGGTCCTTGAAAAAGGTCAATATATTCCTTTCGGACCATACTTAGCGCTTGGCGGTCTGATCGCGGTGGTGTGGGGAACGGAGATATGGCACTGGTATTTTCATGGCTTGTTATAA
- a CDS encoding type IV pilus modification PilV family protein has protein sequence MIHERYRLTSCLRDQRGFSLLEVLMALVVVFLALLGFASYSVVAHTGMTASEKMTRAVTLAQEKLEDVRRDGVPSSLTGTWTTTEPYGSIDGASQHQRMLTIQPHFPISGLHTVTVAVRWDHDAHTTTLTTYLTK, from the coding sequence ATGATTCATGAGAGATATCGACTGACGAGTTGCCTGCGAGATCAACGAGGGTTCTCATTGTTAGAAGTGCTAATGGCCCTGGTGGTGGTTTTCCTGGCGCTCCTTGGATTTGCATCCTATTCCGTTGTCGCTCATACCGGCATGACCGCGAGTGAAAAAATGACCCGAGCCGTCACCCTCGCCCAGGAAAAATTGGAAGATGTGCGCCGGGATGGAGTGCCAAGTTCGTTAACCGGTACATGGACCACCACGGAACCCTATGGCTCCATTGATGGTGCGAGTCAACATCAACGGATGCTCACGATTCAACCGCATTTTCCAATATCCGGGTTACACACTGTCACGGTCGCAGTGCGGTGGGATCACGATGCACATACCACCACACTTACCACATATCTCACAAAGTAA
- a CDS encoding PilX N-terminal domain-containing pilus assembly protein, with translation MGGALIAALLLVAISTIMGATILFATSTDLQISGNFRRAMATFYAAEAGIAETVVRLGGSSLSNPGYLGDPSPILQANWSAYVLSSPEWKPQYDPEYSGGFTNYFPLSGNLTNTAVLQNSVQTVLPYWTKIRHKTEYDAEQAGHSSLTPHYQDGDGTGATHSINYRGSLVYFGFPSESELIPTSFTSANPTPYSPVEIIISQGQVEGATSLIQVEVAHPSGPPLLAAVYANSQVVFAGGTTAVEGFDNCGLLPGGRPPVQLGPAGALAGTATFTGNPPTPQVGSEFLDLVKALDSLKGGAQVISGDLVGMNLGTPGDPALLYAGSLAGKFSSPLVVQNLYGYGILLVAGNLNISAPFHWEGLIIVAGQVTFDGGIGSSVIQGALLADQLQILNGEVKMTLDTCPIAASLRVLPVATLSWQQLL, from the coding sequence ATGGGTGGAGCGCTCATTGCAGCCTTGTTATTGGTCGCTATTTCCACAATTATGGGTGCGACGATTCTGTTTGCCACGTCAACCGATCTACAAATCAGTGGAAATTTCCGAAGGGCAATGGCTACCTTCTATGCCGCAGAGGCGGGCATCGCAGAAACCGTCGTTCGTTTAGGTGGATCTTCCTTGTCAAATCCAGGATATCTCGGCGATCCTTCTCCCATTCTGCAAGCAAATTGGTCCGCCTATGTGTTGTCCTCCCCTGAGTGGAAACCACAGTATGATCCTGAATATTCAGGGGGTTTCACCAACTATTTTCCTTTGAGTGGAAATCTCACCAATACGGCAGTTCTTCAAAATAGTGTGCAAACTGTTCTCCCTTACTGGACTAAAATTCGTCATAAAACCGAGTATGATGCGGAACAGGCGGGACACAGTTCTCTGACCCCTCACTATCAGGATGGGGATGGAACAGGCGCGACGCATTCAATAAATTATCGAGGTAGCCTTGTTTATTTTGGATTTCCATCAGAAAGTGAACTCATCCCCACGTCATTTACGTCAGCAAATCCAACTCCATATTCCCCCGTCGAAATCATCATCAGCCAGGGTCAGGTAGAAGGTGCCACGTCCCTGATTCAAGTGGAGGTTGCACACCCGTCTGGGCCGCCATTGTTGGCCGCCGTATATGCGAATAGTCAGGTCGTATTTGCTGGCGGAACCACAGCCGTAGAAGGATTTGATAATTGTGGGCTTCTGCCAGGAGGTCGACCCCCGGTGCAGTTGGGGCCTGCAGGTGCGTTGGCAGGAACCGCCACTTTCACAGGAAATCCCCCGACGCCACAAGTGGGCTCGGAATTCCTGGATTTAGTTAAGGCTTTAGATAGCCTCAAGGGAGGCGCTCAGGTCATTTCGGGAGATCTTGTCGGTATGAATCTTGGGACGCCTGGGGATCCTGCCTTATTGTATGCCGGATCGCTTGCAGGGAAATTTTCGAGCCCCCTTGTCGTTCAGAATCTCTATGGATATGGCATACTTTTGGTAGCGGGAAATCTAAACATTTCCGCGCCTTTTCATTGGGAAGGACTCATCATTGTCGCTGGACAAGTGACGTTTGATGGTGGAATTGGGAGTTCAGTCATTCAGGGTGCCCTCTTGGCAGACCAGTTGCAAATACTGAATGGCGAGGTGAAGATGACTCTGGATACCTGTCCGATCGCCGCGTCCCTTCGAGTACTTCCTGTTGCGACCCTCAGTTGGCAACAACTTCTCTAG